From Halapricum desulfuricans, a single genomic window includes:
- a CDS encoding TorD/DmsD family molecular chaperone, which yields MVATASDGAGPDAAFTQARAAVYELLASAFDGDVETLAAAMGDGSFRELASALPVEIDIEALVVEDADPEALSIGYDNLFVVPGPHYVPPFASAHADEPSHEFESDSAFHEAGSAGELYGDPAARMARRYERLGFTPERGDGIPDHVAAQLSFLSTLAAARADADDAERSALREVERETLTAMGWLDAFDEAVAGQDRAEGVFAALSRLTRTIVAWDAKRARDEAETDRDEDECQPTSPG from the coding sequence ATGGTCGCGACTGCATCGGACGGTGCCGGGCCGGACGCCGCCTTCACACAGGCCCGAGCCGCGGTCTACGAGTTGCTCGCGTCGGCGTTCGACGGCGACGTCGAGACGCTGGCTGCGGCGATGGGCGATGGCTCCTTTCGCGAACTGGCGTCGGCGCTGCCAGTCGAGATCGACATCGAGGCGCTAGTCGTCGAAGACGCCGACCCGGAGGCGCTATCGATTGGCTACGACAACCTCTTCGTCGTGCCCGGACCCCACTACGTGCCGCCCTTTGCCTCGGCACACGCCGACGAGCCAAGCCACGAATTCGAGTCGGATTCGGCGTTCCACGAGGCCGGGAGCGCGGGGGAGCTGTACGGCGACCCCGCCGCGCGGATGGCCCGTCGCTACGAGCGGCTCGGCTTCACGCCCGAGCGGGGCGACGGCATCCCGGATCACGTCGCCGCGCAACTGTCGTTTCTCTCTACACTTGCGGCGGCGCGAGCGGACGCCGACGACGCCGAGCGGAGCGCTCTCCGCGAGGTCGAACGGGAGACACTCACGGCGATGGGCTGGCTCGACGCCTTCGACGAAGCCGTCGCCGGTCAAGACCGTGCGGAAGGGGTCTTCGCGGCCCTCTCGCGGCTCACGCGAACAATCGTCGCGTGGGACGCGAAGCGAGCTCGCGACGAAGCCGAGACTGATCGTGACGAAGACGAGTGCCAGCCTACAAGCCCCGGCTGA
- a CDS encoding TorD/DmsD family molecular chaperone yields the protein MTHNTIETTELARFYSLLSECLKHPDEAFYEDVAAGRFDAEREQLTSALGLDTEVAPSVDDLPDSRAALDNQYISLFEAFETPYAPPIESPYKEWHEGAGSDGLLGGPPADNMRRKYAALDVSPPAAYQPDHLALLLEYTSLLVESGDRDAYATFVDEHLDWLPALGRRVDGAGADAPFYRRTVALVCDTIAAERDRLGVSEPDSATVEAMLDRVEQGTAGIDEEKEFRE from the coding sequence ATGACCCACAATACGATCGAAACGACGGAGCTCGCACGGTTTTACTCGCTGCTCTCGGAGTGCCTGAAACACCCGGACGAGGCGTTCTACGAGGACGTCGCGGCGGGCCGTTTCGATGCCGAACGCGAGCAGCTGACCTCGGCGCTTGGCCTCGACACGGAGGTGGCACCCTCGGTCGACGACCTGCCGGACAGCCGGGCGGCGCTGGACAACCAGTATATCTCGCTGTTCGAAGCCTTCGAGACGCCCTACGCGCCACCGATCGAATCGCCATACAAGGAGTGGCACGAGGGTGCCGGTAGTGACGGACTGCTCGGGGGGCCGCCCGCCGACAACATGCGCCGGAAGTACGCAGCACTCGACGTTTCGCCACCGGCCGCCTACCAGCCCGACCACCTGGCGCTGCTGCTGGAGTACACCTCGTTGCTGGTCGAGAGTGGTGATCGAGACGCCTACGCGACGTTCGTCGACGAACACCTGGACTGGCTACCGGCGTTGGGCCGCCGCGTCGACGGCGCTGGCGCCGACGCGCCGTTCTACCGCCGCACTGTTGCGCTAGTCTGTGATACCATCGCCGCCGAGCGGGACCGCCTCGGCGTGTCCGAACCTGACTCGGCGACCGTCGAGGCGATGCTCGACCGCGTCGAGCAGGGCACGGCGGGCATCGACGAGGAAAAAGAGTTCAGAGAGTGA
- a CDS encoding cytochrome b/b6 domain-containing protein, giving the protein MSTETRTQATLERFNSVQVYVHALLAISIFVLWLTGLPLTFYEPLGWLIEVFGYANVIDIHIAAGVVLIATMLYYGAYLALGLATGASTWKHFMFGIDDIYEVIAQLKWLVGLGPEPESGKYTFLQKAEIWIIAFEVGVMIGTGLLLWLLGMAQSTSPNLPMLITRDVHAIVAVTMLMGVTFHLFMTHVKEFPMDGSMFHGRVDVGRACNEWQQWAKDSIGTTTLPCEESTHSTILTSGMVLTMLLFFIIWTGIILQYVFSPLPTGPSLTQSIAPNTLPGGTLGLVYLVGLNLAALVCIISVVAIGYGLYVRFAQRSVSV; this is encoded by the coding sequence ATGAGCACTGAGACGAGAACGCAGGCGACGCTCGAACGGTTCAACAGCGTGCAGGTGTACGTCCACGCCCTCCTGGCGATCAGTATCTTCGTGCTGTGGCTGACTGGTCTGCCACTGACGTTCTATGAACCGCTGGGCTGGCTCATCGAGGTGTTTGGGTACGCGAACGTCATCGATATTCACATCGCGGCAGGTGTCGTGTTGATCGCCACAATGCTGTACTACGGAGCGTACCTGGCGCTGGGCCTCGCGACCGGTGCCTCAACGTGGAAACACTTTATGTTCGGTATCGACGACATCTACGAGGTCATCGCACAACTCAAGTGGCTCGTGGGACTGGGACCCGAACCCGAATCCGGGAAGTACACGTTCCTCCAGAAGGCGGAAATCTGGATCATCGCCTTCGAAGTCGGCGTGATGATCGGTACCGGCCTCCTGCTGTGGTTGTTGGGTATGGCGCAGTCGACGTCGCCGAACCTCCCGATGTTGATTACGCGCGATGTCCACGCGATTGTCGCCGTGACGATGCTGATGGGCGTCACGTTCCACCTCTTTATGACTCACGTCAAGGAGTTCCCGATGGACGGATCGATGTTCCACGGCCGGGTCGACGTCGGGCGTGCCTGCAACGAGTGGCAGCAGTGGGCCAAAGACAGCATCGGCACCACGACCCTCCCTTGTGAGGAGAGCACCCACTCGACGATTCTGACTTCCGGTATGGTTTTGACGATGCTGTTGTTCTTCATCATCTGGACCGGCATTATCCTACAGTACGTCTTCTCGCCGCTGCCGACCGGACCGAGTCTGACCCAGAGTATCGCGCCGAACACGCTCCCGGGCGGCACGCTCGGGCTTGTGTACCTCGTCGGTCTGAACCTCGCCGCGCTGGTCTGTATCATCAGCGTCGTCGCGATCGGGTACGGGCTGTACGTACGATTCGCCCAGCGATCGGTGAGTGTATAA
- a CDS encoding 4Fe-4S dicluster domain-containing protein: MSEQWTFYFEPDKCIGCHACSVACDVQNDRVDDDNWRELRHEPTGSFPDYEETAVSTACFHCGDAPCEKVCPTGAITKRDSDGIVTVDQDKCIGCHYCGWACPYGAPTYDPDNDGKMSKCHLCLGEGEGDGHGKPPREKPEEGGNTPNCVDNCVTDALHAGPVSEMMELASEAAVKRFVNGSRRALVEPVEPDSGGD; the protein is encoded by the coding sequence ATGAGCGAACAGTGGACGTTTTATTTCGAACCCGACAAATGCATCGGCTGTCACGCCTGTTCGGTCGCATGTGACGTCCAGAACGACCGCGTCGACGACGACAACTGGCGCGAACTCAGACACGAACCGACGGGGTCGTTCCCGGACTACGAGGAGACGGCGGTGTCCACGGCGTGTTTCCACTGCGGTGACGCCCCATGCGAGAAAGTCTGTCCGACCGGCGCGATCACCAAACGCGACTCCGACGGGATCGTGACCGTCGATCAGGACAAGTGCATCGGCTGTCACTACTGCGGGTGGGCCTGTCCGTACGGTGCGCCGACGTACGACCCCGACAACGACGGCAAGATGTCGAAGTGTCACCTCTGTCTGGGTGAAGGCGAAGGCGACGGCCACGGCAAGCCACCCCGCGAAAAGCCCGAAGAAGGCGGCAACACGCCCAACTGCGTCGACAACTGCGTGACCGACGCGCTTCACGCCGGGCCGGTCTCGGAGATGATGGAACTGGCCTCAGAGGCGGCCGTCAAACGGTTCGTGAACGGGAGCCGGCGGGCCCTCGTCGAGCCGGTCGAGCCGGACTCGGGAGGTGACTGA
- a CDS encoding molybdopterin-containing oxidoreductase family protein has product MSSENPTVSRRTFLTGSTAAAVAATAGCLGSSNQLAKASSATNREVVHGNCWICRAECGQEITVEDGRAINLTGVDGHPKASAGQDRDGTLCSKGMAQLEKTYNPNRITRPHVRKDGELTAVSWDEAVEYAAEKLAAFHREHGPERLLRYQGYPIAKHPWHNLLFKNLYGAPLKVGRKTTCHGPFSTSWEWMSGYGREWPDWQNSEYMIAWGRNVMECFRGQYEPKAILDATENNDATLVCIDPRYTKTAQKADKWIPIKPRTDGALALSMGNVIIEEDLYDEEFVENHTHGFEAYREAVEDKTPEWAAAITGVDADNIREIARGFADAAPSSVVLPWTGLTFQQNGFKNCQNVHALNGLVGNIDREGGTRQWQSASLADPHEKYDLDVPSNHKDNPNPAEYDDYPFQKHGIRNVSHNLVPRAVRDGHIKGMVSNWSSPPKSGNTQEWLEAIEEMELVIIVDAFWDSDSKRADVVFPGASQLEQPFLKAGGDSSYSTKTWVTGSKAAIDPIGGCKPDYQIYKLLAETLAEKMDTDWEKYFRWESGEAYWDDQLDAIDMSFDELDTQSFAIVSDLEYEQWKSDDGESDFDTVNGKFNFDLDVVEKYAELAEEMGASTAPEWHPPDDEHYGETTDDDYPLLYNDVFVEQINRGHDQAIGRSVKAYQARYDMEDQGYGGNLLHINPEDAAKRGIQSGDMVRIESIDDEIELMAHVYEGIRPGRVASLSGFGETSSHPDGAGANTMILNRERHVEPVTGMTVRNHPVEVEKTGGEN; this is encoded by the coding sequence ATGAGTAGCGAGAACCCGACCGTTTCCCGGCGAACGTTCCTGACGGGAAGCACAGCAGCGGCGGTCGCTGCGACCGCCGGCTGTCTCGGCAGTTCGAACCAGTTGGCGAAGGCGTCCTCGGCCACAAATCGCGAGGTCGTCCACGGGAACTGCTGGATCTGCCGCGCCGAATGCGGCCAGGAGATCACCGTCGAGGACGGTCGTGCGATCAACCTCACGGGCGTCGACGGCCATCCGAAAGCCAGTGCCGGCCAGGACAGGGACGGGACGCTCTGCTCGAAGGGGATGGCACAGCTGGAGAAGACGTACAATCCCAACCGGATCACCCGGCCACACGTCCGTAAAGACGGGGAACTGACCGCGGTGTCCTGGGACGAGGCGGTCGAATACGCCGCCGAGAAACTCGCGGCCTTCCATCGGGAGCACGGTCCGGAGCGGCTGCTTCGCTACCAGGGGTATCCGATCGCGAAACACCCCTGGCACAATTTGCTTTTCAAGAACCTCTACGGGGCACCGCTGAAAGTCGGGCGCAAGACGACCTGTCACGGCCCGTTCTCGACGTCCTGGGAGTGGATGTCCGGCTACGGGCGGGAGTGGCCCGACTGGCAGAACTCCGAGTACATGATCGCCTGGGGCCGCAACGTGATGGAGTGCTTCCGCGGCCAGTACGAGCCCAAGGCCATCTTGGACGCAACGGAGAACAACGACGCGACGCTCGTATGCATCGACCCGCGGTACACGAAGACTGCCCAGAAGGCCGACAAGTGGATCCCGATCAAGCCCCGGACCGACGGCGCGCTGGCGCTTTCGATGGGCAACGTCATTATCGAGGAGGATCTCTACGACGAGGAGTTCGTCGAGAACCACACGCACGGCTTCGAGGCCTACCGGGAAGCTGTCGAAGACAAGACTCCCGAGTGGGCCGCCGCGATCACCGGCGTCGACGCCGACAATATCCGCGAGATCGCACGCGGGTTCGCCGATGCAGCGCCGAGTTCCGTGGTGCTGCCGTGGACCGGGCTGACTTTCCAGCAGAACGGCTTCAAGAACTGTCAGAATGTGCACGCGCTGAACGGACTCGTCGGGAACATCGATCGGGAGGGCGGCACGCGACAGTGGCAGTCGGCCTCGCTCGCGGATCCGCACGAGAAATACGACCTCGACGTCCCGTCGAACCACAAGGACAACCCTAATCCCGCCGAGTACGACGACTACCCGTTCCAGAAACACGGGATTCGCAACGTCTCACACAATCTCGTCCCGAGGGCAGTCAGAGACGGCCACATCAAGGGAATGGTCTCGAACTGGTCGTCGCCGCCCAAAAGCGGCAACACCCAGGAGTGGCTCGAGGCGATCGAGGAGATGGAACTGGTCATCATCGTCGACGCGTTCTGGGACAGCGACAGCAAACGCGCAGATGTCGTCTTCCCGGGTGCTTCCCAGCTCGAACAGCCGTTCCTCAAGGCCGGCGGCGACAGTTCCTACAGCACGAAGACGTGGGTGACCGGATCGAAGGCGGCGATCGATCCGATCGGCGGCTGCAAGCCGGACTACCAGATCTACAAGCTGCTGGCTGAAACGCTGGCGGAGAAAATGGATACGGACTGGGAGAAGTACTTCCGCTGGGAGAGCGGCGAGGCGTACTGGGACGACCAGCTCGACGCCATCGACATGTCCTTCGACGAGCTCGACACCCAGAGCTTCGCGATCGTCTCGGACCTGGAGTACGAACAGTGGAAGAGCGACGACGGGGAGAGTGACTTCGACACGGTCAACGGGAAGTTCAACTTCGACCTCGACGTGGTCGAGAAGTACGCCGAACTCGCCGAGGAGATGGGCGCGAGCACGGCACCGGAGTGGCACCCACCCGACGACGAACACTACGGCGAGACGACTGACGACGACTACCCGCTGTTGTACAACGACGTGTTCGTCGAACAGATCAACAGAGGCCACGATCAGGCGATCGGACGATCGGTCAAAGCGTACCAGGCACGGTACGATATGGAAGATCAGGGATACGGCGGGAACCTGCTCCACATCAACCCGGAGGACGCCGCGAAGCGCGGCATCCAGAGCGGCGACATGGTGCGGATCGAATCGATAGACGACGAGATCGAGCTGATGGCACACGTCTACGAGGGTATCCGTCCCGGCCGGGTGGCGTCCCTGTCCGGGTTCGGCGAAACGTCGTCCCATCCGGACGGTGCAGGTGCTAACACGATGATACTCAACCGCGAACGACACGTCGAACCGGTGACCGGAATGACCGTGCGCAACCATCCTGTCGAGGTCGAGAAGACCGGGGGTGAGAACTGA
- a CDS encoding 4Fe-4S ferredoxin N-terminal domain-containing protein, with protein MDFSVKKSRGEHRDGASEYDQELGKQMGEDAQRVADGEMSQAEFYEKYHERVLEEFGEDKRDPGLEDDADE; from the coding sequence ATGGACTTCTCAGTAAAGAAATCGCGTGGCGAACATCGGGACGGCGCTTCCGAATACGATCAGGAACTCGGGAAACAGATGGGGGAAGACGCCCAGCGAGTCGCTGACGGCGAGATGAGTCAGGCCGAGTTCTACGAGAAGTATCACGAGCGGGTCCTCGAGGAGTTCGGCGAGGACAAACGCGATCCGGGACTGGAGGACGACGCCGATGAGTAG
- a CDS encoding helix-turn-helix domain-containing protein gives MAVQKHSEARTTKAVLEIRPSERCPLTTTGEDVIDAQMLLANDVCHCEFMVDTTGTDGDISVEHSSQDHDHPCSCHVFAEFDCVPTIVGVEPDGVVVSAYLPGHDVIWELVSALKEVSERVVLRKIIEEQGTSAERARTVDLESMTDKQRQALELAVEHGYYDQPSEISLSEIASELDISKQALSQRLATAERRVFTQLFPE, from the coding sequence ATGGCTGTCCAGAAACACTCCGAGGCGCGCACGACCAAAGCGGTTCTCGAGATCCGTCCGAGCGAGCGGTGTCCACTCACGACGACCGGCGAGGACGTGATCGACGCGCAGATGCTACTCGCCAACGACGTCTGCCACTGCGAGTTCATGGTCGACACGACCGGTACAGACGGCGACATCTCAGTCGAACACTCCAGTCAAGATCACGACCACCCCTGTAGCTGTCACGTGTTTGCGGAATTCGACTGTGTGCCCACGATCGTCGGTGTCGAACCGGACGGCGTCGTGGTCAGTGCCTATCTCCCCGGTCACGACGTCATCTGGGAGCTCGTTTCCGCCCTCAAAGAGGTCTCCGAACGGGTCGTCCTCCGGAAGATCATCGAGGAGCAGGGCACCAGCGCCGAGCGAGCGCGCACGGTCGATCTGGAGTCGATGACAGACAAACAGCGACAGGCACTCGAACTCGCCGTCGAACACGGCTACTACGACCAGCCCAGCGAGATCTCGCTGTCGGAAATCGCCTCGGAACTGGACATCTCCAAACAGGCACTCTCCCAACGCCTCGCCACCGCCGAGCGACGGGTCTTCACCCAGCTGTTTCCGGAGTGA
- a CDS encoding lysylphosphatidylglycerol synthase transmembrane domain-containing protein codes for MNGDRTATVLLFLVALAVLGALVWVAGVEETLTALGRARLPLVAVVVALTVAWLVSWGLSLHVVLGALGAPVSAPKAVLVFTAAMFSNNITPFGQAGGEPVSALLISEAADSEYETGLAAIASVDTLHFVPSIGMALLGMALFGMDAIAASRDLAISIAILVGLFVLVVGAAVLIYHYHHRIEQALATAVTPIARVLSRVIPGRTPPGMRAVENRIGSFFESIDRIGTDRRALVLAGGFSTVGWFTLGVTLWTAAIAVGASIPLAAALVAVPIGLIAGATPLPGGSGAIETAIAAILVSLTTVSNGGAVAAVLVYRLATYWLPTVVGGLVATGLGTRSVRSP; via the coding sequence ATGAACGGCGACCGGACAGCGACCGTGTTGCTGTTTCTCGTCGCGCTGGCGGTCCTCGGAGCGCTCGTCTGGGTCGCCGGTGTTGAGGAGACGCTGACAGCGCTCGGACGCGCGCGCTTGCCGCTCGTCGCGGTCGTCGTCGCTCTCACGGTCGCGTGGCTCGTCTCCTGGGGACTGTCGTTGCACGTCGTACTGGGTGCGCTCGGCGCGCCAGTGTCGGCACCGAAGGCCGTGCTCGTGTTCACGGCGGCGATGTTCTCGAACAACATCACGCCGTTCGGGCAGGCCGGCGGGGAGCCGGTCAGCGCGCTGCTCATCTCCGAGGCGGCCGACAGCGAGTACGAGACCGGGCTCGCGGCTATCGCCAGCGTCGACACGCTCCATTTCGTCCCGTCGATCGGGATGGCGCTTCTCGGGATGGCGCTGTTCGGGATGGACGCGATAGCGGCCTCCCGGGACCTGGCGATCTCTATCGCGATCCTGGTCGGGTTGTTCGTCCTCGTCGTCGGTGCCGCCGTCCTGATCTATCACTACCACCATCGGATTGAACAGGCGCTCGCGACTGCGGTCACGCCGATCGCTCGCGTTCTCTCGCGGGTGATTCCCGGTCGGACGCCGCCAGGTATGCGAGCCGTCGAGAACCGGATCGGGAGTTTCTTCGAATCGATCGATCGGATCGGTACTGACCGACGGGCACTCGTTCTCGCGGGCGGGTTCTCGACGGTCGGCTGGTTCACGCTCGGCGTGACGCTCTGGACCGCGGCGATCGCGGTCGGAGCCTCGATTCCGCTGGCTGCCGCGCTGGTCGCCGTCCCGATCGGTCTGATCGCCGGAGCGACACCGCTTCCCGGCGGCTCCGGCGCGATCGAGACGGCGATCGCCGCGATCCTCGTGTCGCTGACGACGGTGTCGAACGGCGGTGCCGTCGCTGCCGTCCTCGTCTATCGGCTCGCGACCTACTGGCTCCCGACGGTCGTCGGCGGTCTCGTCGCGACCGGGCTCGGGACTCGCAGCGTCCGAAGCCCCTAG
- the thiL gene encoding thiamine-phosphate kinase, whose product MDERTMLGLLADRLPRAGDDAAVIDGLVVTIDMLHETTDFPSGTTRYTAGWRSVGASLSDLAAMGAAPTGAVAVYGAPAFEQEEILAFVDGARDVCEAVGTEYVGGDLDDHAEFTVATAAVGRADDPVFRSGAEPGDAVCVTGTLGRSAAALRYFDRGEAERANELFRFRPRINAGRALVPYASAMMDSSDGLARSLHQLAEASDCGMAVETPLPIDEAVDAVVGPDERLELGAFFGEDFELVCTVPEPELTAARDAIPVTLTRIGTVTEDGITLDGQPLPDRGYTHQR is encoded by the coding sequence ATGGACGAGCGGACGATGCTGGGCTTGCTCGCCGATCGCCTCCCACGTGCGGGCGACGACGCAGCCGTGATCGACGGGCTGGTCGTGACGATCGACATGCTGCACGAGACGACGGACTTCCCGTCGGGAACGACTCGATACACCGCCGGCTGGCGATCCGTCGGCGCGTCACTCTCGGACCTGGCTGCAATGGGGGCCGCTCCGACGGGTGCTGTCGCAGTCTACGGTGCGCCCGCATTCGAGCAGGAGGAGATCCTGGCGTTCGTCGACGGCGCACGTGACGTCTGTGAGGCGGTCGGCACCGAGTACGTCGGCGGCGACCTCGACGACCACGCGGAGTTCACCGTCGCGACGGCCGCCGTCGGTCGAGCCGACGACCCTGTGTTTCGGTCAGGAGCCGAACCCGGCGACGCAGTCTGTGTCACGGGCACGCTCGGGCGCAGCGCCGCAGCACTCCGATACTTCGACCGTGGCGAGGCCGAGCGGGCGAACGAACTCTTCCGCTTCCGGCCCCGGATCAACGCCGGGCGCGCGCTGGTCCCCTACGCCAGCGCGATGATGGATTCGAGCGACGGGCTGGCTCGATCACTGCACCAACTCGCCGAAGCCAGCGACTGCGGGATGGCCGTCGAAACGCCACTCCCGATCGACGAGGCCGTCGATGCGGTCGTCGGCCCGGACGAGCGGCTCGAACTCGGCGCGTTCTTCGGCGAGGACTTCGAACTCGTCTGTACGGTTCCCGAACCGGAACTCACTGCGGCCAGGGACGCTATACCGGTTACGCTGACCCGGATCGGGACTGTCACCGAAGACGGAATCACACTCGACGGCCAGCCTCTGCCGGATCGGGGATACACCCACCAGCGCTGA
- a CDS encoding site-2 protease family protein, protein MSTVPPADAPSPEDLTPVFEVTDVRRDGDRVLYVGYPREPPATVESELAPLFYEQGFEMHLQARGGSPSGEYAIVASERSIGIDGIPWKNVALALATILTTLYAGTVWYHIDVAANPLHALQAWPFSLAILTILGVHEFGHYITSRIHRVDASLPYFIPIPPPFGTAGAIIRMHGRMPSRKALLDIGASGPLAGIVATVVVTVIGLSLDPITVPRSIATSDAARIEFAEPLLLRGLAWLTGQPLSYADPTRQLHPVVFAGWLGMLVTFLNLLPVGQLDGGHVMRALLGRRQETVAAAIPAVLFGFAGILLLRGDVSIEAGIWIVWGVFTGVLAFFGPAVPMREEPLDRKRQAIGLVTFVVGALCFMPVPFRIVV, encoded by the coding sequence ATGTCGACGGTGCCGCCGGCCGACGCTCCTTCGCCGGAGGATCTCACGCCGGTCTTCGAGGTAACGGACGTCCGTCGGGACGGGGATCGAGTACTGTACGTCGGTTACCCCCGGGAGCCGCCGGCGACCGTCGAATCGGAACTCGCGCCGCTGTTTTACGAGCAGGGCTTCGAGATGCACCTCCAGGCACGCGGCGGGTCCCCGTCCGGGGAGTACGCCATCGTCGCCAGCGAGCGGTCGATCGGGATCGACGGGATCCCCTGGAAGAACGTCGCGCTCGCGCTTGCCACGATCCTCACGACGCTGTACGCCGGGACGGTCTGGTATCACATCGACGTGGCTGCGAACCCATTGCACGCCCTGCAGGCCTGGCCGTTTTCGCTGGCGATTCTGACGATCCTCGGCGTCCACGAGTTCGGCCACTACATCACCAGCCGGATCCACCGCGTCGACGCCAGCCTGCCGTATTTTATCCCGATCCCGCCACCCTTCGGGACCGCCGGGGCGATCATCCGGATGCACGGACGAATGCCGAGTCGGAAGGCACTGTTGGACATCGGCGCGTCCGGGCCGCTCGCGGGAATCGTGGCGACGGTCGTCGTGACGGTGATCGGGCTGTCGCTCGATCCTATCACAGTCCCTCGATCGATCGCAACGAGCGACGCGGCCCGAATCGAGTTCGCCGAACCGCTGTTGCTTCGCGGGCTCGCGTGGCTGACCGGGCAGCCGTTGTCCTATGCCGATCCGACCAGGCAGTTACACCCGGTGGTCTTCGCCGGCTGGCTCGGGATGCTCGTGACCTTTCTGAACCTCCTGCCGGTCGGGCAACTTGACGGGGGCCACGTCATGCGCGCGCTACTCGGGCGTCGCCAGGAGACCGTCGCGGCCGCGATTCCGGCTGTGCTGTTCGGGTTCGCCGGCATCCTGCTGCTCCGGGGTGACGTCTCGATCGAAGCGGGCATCTGGATTGTCTGGGGCGTTTTCACGGGTGTTCTGGCGTTTTTCGGCCCGGCCGTGCCAATGCGTGAGGAACCGCTCGATCGCAAGCGACAGGCGATCGGTCTGGTCACGTTCGTCGTCGGGGCGCTCTGTTTCATGCCGGTTCCGTTCCGGATCGTCGTCTGA
- a CDS encoding DUF7123 family protein, with translation MSATTQPSPDSAESESTASKEERLRSYLRKKVTENGELYFKSKFIADEVDLSSKEIGALMVKLKESATDIEVEKWSYTSATTWRIEPA, from the coding sequence ATGAGCGCGACGACACAGCCCTCCCCAGACAGTGCAGAGTCGGAGTCGACAGCGTCCAAAGAGGAACGTCTCCGTTCGTATCTCCGAAAGAAGGTGACCGAGAACGGCGAACTCTACTTCAAGAGCAAGTTCATCGCCGACGAAGTCGACCTCTCTTCGAAGGAGATCGGCGCACTGATGGTCAAGCTCAAAGAATCAGCGACGGACATCGAAGTCGAAAAGTGGTCCTACACGAGCGCGACGACCTGGCGAATCGAGCCTGCTTGA
- a CDS encoding molybdopterin synthase, whose amino-acid sequence MHVLGVVGYSDTGKTTLLERLAERLADRGRVATIKHLHEFDIDIEGKDTARHRAAGADRTYGIVDDGEWFATGADRTLRDALDDLAPAFDYVLVEGFSEAAIPQVVIGDRDHAGEAIATATDADAVDVEAVVDALGATDPFETLGSLVQQVKDDPAAERAGAIATFTGQVRAKESADDDRTERLTFEKYEGVADQRLAAIERDLESRDGVLSVELHHRTGTIEAGEDIVFVVVLAGHRTEAFEAVSDGIDRLKDDVPIFKKEITVEDSFWVHER is encoded by the coding sequence ATGCACGTACTGGGTGTCGTCGGCTACTCCGACACCGGGAAGACGACGCTACTGGAGCGACTGGCCGAGCGACTGGCCGATCGCGGGCGCGTGGCGACGATCAAGCACCTCCACGAGTTCGATATCGATATCGAGGGGAAAGATACCGCTCGTCACCGCGCGGCCGGCGCCGATCGGACCTACGGCATTGTCGACGACGGCGAGTGGTTCGCCACGGGGGCCGACCGGACCCTCCGCGATGCGCTCGACGATCTCGCGCCCGCGTTCGACTACGTTCTCGTCGAGGGGTTCAGCGAGGCGGCGATCCCGCAAGTCGTCATCGGCGACCGCGACCACGCCGGCGAAGCGATCGCGACTGCCACCGACGCCGACGCCGTCGACGTCGAGGCGGTCGTGGACGCGCTCGGAGCGACCGACCCCTTCGAGACGCTTGGATCACTCGTCCAGCAGGTCAAAGACGATCCAGCGGCCGAGCGCGCCGGGGCGATCGCCACGTTTACCGGCCAGGTCCGAGCGAAAGAATCAGCGGACGACGATCGGACCGAACGTCTGACCTTCGAAAAATACGAAGGCGTCGCCGACCAGCGACTCGCGGCGATCGAACGCGACCTCGAATCCCGAGACGGCGTACTGTCGGTCGAACTCCACCACCGGACCGGCACGATCGAGGCGGGCGAGGACATCGTCTTCGTCGTCGTACTCGCTGGCCACCGGACGGAAGCGTTCGAGGCTGTCTCCGACGGGATCGATCGTCTCAAAGACGACGTCCCGATATTCAAAAAGGAGATCACCGTCGAGGATTCCTTCTGGGTCCACGAGCGATGA